From a single bacterium genomic region:
- a CDS encoding OB-fold domain-containing protein, translated as MSGTIFPPRIKRRSDVLYHLRAARFASGAVVYPPCEIHPETGETDPEIIRLPKTGTVVLDTVQRIVPGWMTLNGPYHVAIIECDDDQHTRLMGQLTGAEADVDYTGWRVQARFRRINSNGPDGAIIYGFKWEPMVGPAFMQT; from the coding sequence ATGAGCGGCACGATATTCCCTCCGCGCATCAAGCGACGGTCCGATGTGCTCTACCATCTGCGCGCGGCGCGCTTTGCCAGCGGCGCGGTGGTTTACCCGCCGTGCGAAATCCACCCCGAAACCGGCGAGACCGATCCGGAAATCATCCGTCTGCCCAAGACCGGCACGGTGGTGCTGGACACAGTGCAACGGATTGTCCCCGGCTGGATGACGCTCAATGGGCCCTACCATGTCGCGATCATCGAATGCGATGATGACCAGCACACGCGGCTGATGGGCCAGTTGACCGGGGCCGAGGCCGACGTCGACTACACCGGTTGGCGGGTGCAGGCGCGGTTCCGGCGGATCAATTCGAACGGCCCGGACGGGGCGATCATTTACGGCTTCAAGTGGGAGCCGATGGTCGGCCCGGCGTTCATGCAGACGTAA